Proteins from one Pontibacter korlensis genomic window:
- a CDS encoding methyltransferase domain-containing protein — MNRDFTAAYWQQRYQQNQTGWDVGGITQPLRDYFDQLDNKAARILIPGSGNAYEAEYLFYNGFNNVYVADVAEAPLTNFASRVPAFPKSHLLHQNFFELQEQYDLIIEQTFFCALDPQLRPQYAEKSAQLLKPGGKLMGLLFDTTFSNPGPPFGGDRNEYRKYFEPYFNFLHFEKAYNSIPPREGRELFILLQVKEESKTILK; from the coding sequence ATGAACCGAGATTTTACCGCAGCATATTGGCAGCAGCGCTACCAGCAAAACCAGACTGGCTGGGATGTTGGAGGTATAACGCAGCCGCTCCGAGATTATTTTGATCAGTTGGACAACAAAGCTGCGCGCATTTTGATTCCGGGCAGTGGCAATGCTTATGAGGCAGAATATTTGTTCTATAACGGGTTTAATAATGTTTACGTAGCTGACGTGGCAGAAGCACCTTTAACGAATTTTGCTTCGCGTGTACCAGCTTTTCCCAAAAGTCACCTCCTGCACCAGAACTTTTTTGAACTACAGGAGCAGTATGACCTGATCATAGAGCAGACGTTCTTCTGCGCCCTCGATCCACAGCTAAGGCCGCAGTATGCAGAAAAAAGTGCCCAGCTTTTAAAACCTGGTGGCAAATTGATGGGCCTGCTCTTTGATACCACATTTTCTAATCCTGGGCCTCCTTTTGGCGGTGATCGTAATGAGTACCGGAAATACTTTGAGCCATACTTCAACTTCCTGCATTTCGAAAAAGCATACAACTCTATTCCACCCAGAGAGGGCCGGGAGCTATTTATTCTTCTGCAGGTAAAGGAGGAGTCTAAAACTATATTAAAGTAA
- the kdsA gene encoding 3-deoxy-8-phosphooctulonate synthase: MFEIPKLKNTDSGNFFLMAGPCAIEGEEMALQIAERVKTITDKLQVPWIFKGSYRKANRSRLDSFAGIGDEKALRILQKIGREFDVPVVTDIHESAEAAMAAEYVDVLQIPAFLCRQTDLLVAAANTGKVVNIKKGQFLSGDAMRFAVDKVRESGNDKVILTDRGNSFGYSDLVVDFRNIPAMRATGAPVVMDITHSLQQPNQSSGVTGGKPALIETIAKAAIAVGADGLFIETHPEPSIAKSDGANMLPLDQLEVLLQKLVRIRQAIS, from the coding sequence ATGTTTGAGATACCAAAGTTAAAGAATACTGATAGCGGCAACTTCTTCCTGATGGCTGGCCCTTGTGCTATAGAGGGGGAGGAGATGGCGCTGCAAATTGCAGAACGTGTAAAAACAATAACAGACAAACTGCAGGTGCCGTGGATTTTTAAAGGCTCTTATCGTAAGGCCAATCGCTCACGCCTGGACTCTTTTGCAGGCATTGGTGATGAAAAGGCATTGAGAATTTTGCAAAAGATTGGCCGAGAGTTTGACGTTCCTGTGGTTACTGATATACATGAAAGCGCTGAGGCTGCCATGGCTGCAGAGTATGTGGATGTGTTACAGATACCTGCTTTTTTATGCCGCCAGACTGACCTTTTGGTAGCTGCTGCCAATACTGGTAAGGTTGTGAATATCAAGAAAGGTCAGTTTTTGTCTGGAGATGCCATGCGATTTGCTGTTGACAAAGTACGCGAATCAGGAAATGACAAGGTAATTCTAACAGACCGTGGGAACAGCTTTGGCTATTCAGATCTGGTGGTTGACTTCAGAAATATACCTGCAATGCGTGCTACTGGTGCACCTGTGGTGATGGACATTACACACTCGTTGCAGCAGCCAAACCAAAGCTCAGGTGTAACAGGAGGTAAGCCAGCGCTGATAGAGACTATCGCAAAGGCTGCAATAGCTGTAGGAGCAGATGGCTTGTTCATTGAGACTCACCCAGAGCCAAGTATTGCTAAGTCTGACGGAGCTAATATGCTTCCATTAGACCAACTGGAAGTACTCCTGCAAAAGCTTGTGCGTATTCGCCAGGCCATTAGCTAG
- a CDS encoding O-methyltransferase, translated as MSYFRLAADYLHYRLRAYKLHGVHSPFVFDLYHNVIHHSGHFLAYDQVETLRDDLLQDSSQLQVTDFGAGSRSINQKTRQVKDIARTSAKPAKYGQLLFRLANHFQPQTIFELGTSLGITTSYLAEARKTAHIYTFEGCPNIAQTAKKNFSKLGYQNIELIEGNLDETLERQLQKVEQLDLAFLDGNHRYEPTLQYFESCLAKSHEGTVLVLDDIYWSGEMKRAWKEIKRHPKVCQTVDLYFVGLVFFRKQQPKENFTLFY; from the coding sequence GTTTAGCCGCTGATTACCTGCACTACCGCCTGCGCGCTTATAAGCTGCACGGTGTCCACTCCCCTTTTGTGTTCGACCTGTACCACAACGTAATCCATCACTCCGGTCACTTTCTGGCCTACGACCAAGTTGAAACGCTGCGTGATGATTTACTGCAGGATAGTAGCCAACTACAGGTAACCGATTTTGGTGCTGGCTCCAGAAGTATAAACCAAAAAACAAGGCAGGTAAAGGATATTGCCAGAACTTCGGCTAAGCCAGCTAAGTATGGACAGCTGCTGTTTCGCTTGGCAAATCATTTTCAGCCACAAACTATCTTTGAACTGGGTACCTCACTCGGTATAACAACCTCATACTTGGCAGAAGCCAGAAAAACAGCTCACATCTATACTTTTGAAGGCTGCCCAAACATTGCCCAAACTGCAAAGAAGAACTTTTCTAAGCTCGGCTACCAAAATATAGAACTAATAGAGGGTAACCTTGATGAGACGCTGGAGCGCCAGCTACAAAAGGTTGAGCAGCTTGACTTAGCTTTTCTGGATGGGAACCATCGGTACGAGCCAACACTGCAGTATTTTGAAAGTTGTCTGGCGAAAAGCCATGAGGGAACGGTGCTCGTGCTGGATGATATATACTGGTCTGGAGAAATGAAGCGCGCCTGGAAAGAAATCAAGCGCCACCCCAAAGTTTGCCAAACCGTGGACTTATACTTTGTAGGCCTGGTGTTCTTCCGAAAGCAACAACCCAAAGAGAACTTTACGCTGTTTTACTAA